The sequence below is a genomic window from Thalassobaculum sp. OXR-137.
GACATGGCCTATAGCGACAACAAGGGGCAGTTGGGCAATTGGAGTTGGCTGTTCGACCTGGATCCGGCGGCCTACGACACGCCCGAGTCCGCGCAGCTCGAGTATTGGATCCGCACCCAGCGCCGCCTCGACGACCTGCTCAAGCGGTATCCCGGCCGCATCTATCCTCTGAACTTCGATGCCTTCGCGCTCGATCCGGTGGCCCATATGGGGGCGCTGGCGCAGCGGCTGGGGCTGCACCCGGCGCCTTCCGCCCTCGCCGAGGCGGTCGGCCACGTCATCGTGCCGTCGTCGATCGGACGGTGGCGCGAGCGCGATCTGTCGGTGTTCACGCCGGAGCAGCTCGCGTTCTGCCGCGACACCGGATGGCCGGTCGATCCTACCCGGGCCCCATAGAGACGATCGCGGGCAGATCGATCTTCACCCGGGTTCCGGTCTTGGCCGAACTGTCCAGCGACACCTCGCCGTCCATGCGCTCGGCCATGGTCTTCACGATCGCCAGTCCGAGGCCGGTCCCGTCGACATCCTCTGAATCCACGCTGGCGTTCATCGGATTCATCCCGCGATAGAACGGATCGAAGACGTGCGGCAGATCGCGCGGCGATATCCCCGGCCCGTCGTCGATCACGGTGATGGAGATCCGGTCGTCCCGGCGCTCCAGCTCCAACCAGATACCTCCGCTCTTGCTGCCGTATTTCGACGCGTTGGTCAGCAGATTGATCATGATCTGCTTCACCGCCCGCGCGTCGCCCTTGATCCTGTCCTCCGGCGAGAGCCGGTTGGCGACGCTCAGGGTCTGCTGCCGGCGGGACAGGATGGAGCGGACGATCGCTTCGGCCTCGGCGGCCACGGCGGTGACGTCGACTGCGTCCTCGGCCAGGGTGCGGTCGCGGGAGCGGATGGAGGAGAACTCCAGGATGTCCTGGATCAGCTCCAGAAGATGGCGGCCCGATCGGTTGATGTCCCAGGCATATTCCTTGAGCTTGTCGGGAGCCAGCGAGAGCTGATCGGCCGTCATGAGTTCCGACAGGCCGATGATGGCGTTGAGCGGTGTGCGCAGCTCGTGGCTCATGCGCGCCAGAAAGGCGTCGGCCGCCCGGGCCGAGGCTTCGGCCTTCTCCAGGGCGACGGTCATGGCCTCGTTGCTGGCCCGGGCCTGGGAGTTGTCGAAGCCGACGACCAGACGCCCGCCGTCGGAGGTCGGACGGTCGTGGATGCGGATCCAGCGGTCGCCGAAACGATACTCGTGGGAGCCGGTCGCCGCCCAGTAGCGCTGCAGCCGGTCGACCACGGCCATCTCGCGGGTTTCGGCGTCGAGGGTCGGATCGCCGCGCTGGATGATCTCGCGGGTCAGGTCCTCGATCGTCGTCTCGCGCAGGTGGACGGATTTGGGGTCGATGCCGAAGGTCTGCAGGAAGGCCTGGTTCATGAACAGCACGGTGCCCATGTCGTCGAACAGGGCGATCAGCTCCTGGATGCCTTCCAGGGCGGCGCCGACGAGCATGGAGTTGACCCGGTTGCGCTCGATATCGGTGACGTCCCGCGACACGCCCTCGTACCCGAGAAAGGTCCCCTGCGGATCGAAGCGCGGGGTGCCGGAGACCAAGACGAGGCGGTCGACCGGTGTCGCCTTCACCCGGTAGATGAAGTCGCGATAGGGCTCCCGCCGCTCGAGGGCCTTGCGGTACTGGTCCCATTTCTGGGTCGTGGTGTCCTCCGCCGACACGTCTTCCCGCCGGGCGCCGATCCGTCGACCCTGGGCAACCGCCGGGGCCCCCCAGACCCGCACGAAGCGGTCCTCGGCATCGGTCTCGAAATACCACTGGCCGTGGAGTTCGGCGATTGCCAGCGAGCGCTTCTCCGCATCCGCCCGGTCGCGCTCGGCCGTTTCCGACGTCTCGGTCAGCAAGGACAGCCAGACCAGCCTGCCGGTCGGGTCCACGTCGGGATGCCGCTCCAGGTTCACCGTCAGCGGCGCGCCCCAGGCGTTGAGGATCCTGATCTCATGGTCGAACGGCTGCCGCTCGACCTGATGGGAGGCCAGGAGGGAGACGACGGCCGGATTCAGCTCCTTGTATCTGAGCAGGTCGTCGCAGACGGCGCCCACCGCGTCGGTCCGCCGGAAGCCGGTTATCCGCTCGAAGGCCGGATTGACCCACAGGATACGCTGGTCGCGGTCGGTGATGATCACCGCCCGGCGCATATGGGCGAGCGCCCGCTCCTTGCGCCAGGCCCGCAGGTCCGCCGGCGTGGGCACGGGTTCCAGCCCCGGGGGGCGGGACGCCCGGATCAGCGCCAGCGTGTGCCGGATCGGATCCTCGAGTTCGCTTGCCAGGCTCGCGGAATGGAACGTTGCAATGACGAAGGGAGGCGGGCCGTCATCCGGCGGCAGCAGGTCGAACCGCCGTTGGTCCTCCGACAGCGTCGACGGAACGGTCTCCAGCAGGGTCGAGGCGAGGGCGGGCAATTCGGACAGCAAGGCCAGCACTCGTTCCGCGTCGCCGAGATCGTCGCCCGGCACAGCGGTTCGGGCTCCCTCGCGCAGCAGATAGCGCAGGGACGGTAGCAGTCGGGGATCCGTATCGGGGAGGGTGAGAACTCCGGGGGCGCTGCTTGTGCGGCCGGAAACCTCAACGCTCTGGTCCGGCTCACGCCCATCTTTTGTCATCAGTCAATCGTACCCTGACCTGGCCACGCGGAACCCGAACCGTAAGGCCTAAAATGGCCGGAAACATTATAATTAAGCTGTGAATCTGCTGGCCTGGTCGAAGTGTTCGACCGCCTGTTGAAGCGCCTGCGACAAGCTGCAATTTTCTGCCAATCACTGCCACGGGCGCGCTCCCGCCGGGACCGACCTTGTGCTTGTGGAATCGCGGGCGTCGGAGCCGGTCAGCCGCCTGTTTCGGCTGTCCTCAGGATCAGCGAGACGTCGGCATCGAGCTCGGTGCCCAGCGCTTTCAGCGCGTCGGAGCCGTAGGCACCGAAAATCGCGCTCGGCAGCCGGTAGGAAACATGGGCGGTGCCGTCTCCGGCTTCGGTGACATAGAGCCGGATCGGCGCCTCGATCCCGGCTTCCGTGCCGGCCCGGAGCATGCGGCGGGCATAGTCGGGCCGGAAGAACAGGAACACCCGGTTCCCGGGTACCGTCTCGTTGAACGTGTTCTGAATGGCGCAGGTGGCGCAGGCGATGCCGACGATGTTGAAGCCGTTCGCGGTGATCGCCCGGGTCAGCGCCTCGACATACGAGCCGAAGGGTTTGCCGGTCTGCTGGGTGACACGGTCATCCCGGGACTCGGCGAGCGCCGGCGTCGCAAGGACGAGGAGAAGGACGACGAACAGGGAACGCATGACGGCCTCCACGGGCGGATGCACCTTTCCTAGTCGAGGCCGCGAAGCCGGCGAACACACCATTTCGTGAGGAGCGCGGGGCCGCAATGCGCTCGCAATGCCGGCGGGTGCTTCGTCTTGACGTCTTTATTCCCCGCCGGTCCCGGTGTAGGAACACCGGCCTTCCTTTCCGGAGTACCCCCTCATGGCAGAATTCGGCGGCGATTTCGTCGGCTACCTTCCGTCCATCCTCGTCCTGATGTTCACCGGCGCCGTCGCGGGGCTGCTCGCCGGCCTGCTCGGCGTGGGTGGCGGCATCGTCATCGTGCCGGTGCTGTTCAACATGTTCGGCGTGCTGCACCTGCCGCCGGAATGGGCGATGCACGTGGCCGTGGCCACCTCGCTGGCGACGATCATCCCGACCTCGATCGTGTCGATGCGGGCGCATTGGAAGAAGGGCAACGTCGATGTCGACCTTCTGAAGGTCTGGGCGGTCTGGGCCTTCGTCGGCGCCACCATCGGCACCATCCTCGCCGGCCAGTTCAAGAGCTGGATGCTGACCGCGATCTTCGCCGTCGTCGCGTCCCTGGTCGCCATCAACATGGCCAGCCGCGACGGGCTGAAGGTCGCCGATACCCTGCCGGTCTCCAAGGTGAAGAACGCCATCATGTCGTTCTTCATCGGCGGCTTCTCCGTCACCATGGGCATCGGCGGCGGGACCCTGTCGGTGCCGACCCTGTCGGCCTTCAATTTCCCGATTCACCGGGCCGTCGGCACCGCCGCCGCCCTTGGTCTGCCGATCGCCATTCCCGGCGTGATCGGCTTCGCCATCGCCGGCTGGGGCGTCGAGAACCGGCCGCCGCTGTCGATCGGTTTCATCAACATCGTCGGCTTCCTACTGATCTTCCCGCTGTCGTCCCTGATGGCCCCGTATGGCGCGGCCATTGCGCACAAGCTGAACCGGGTCTGGCTCCGGCGCGCCTTCGCGCTATTCTTGGGGGTGACGGCGGTGCGGATGTTCCTGCGGCTCTACGAAGTCTTCGCATAAGCGCGCTGGACACTCTCCCGTCTCCAATGCAGAAGCGCCGCACGCCGGCGAACGGGAGGATGGCATGAGCGAGACTATCAGTGCGGGGGTGATCGGCCTCGGCTCCATGGGCATGGGTGTGGCGCGGTCGCTGCGGCGCGCCGGCATCGAGACCTGGGGCTGCGACGTGGTCGATACGCGCCGGGCCGAACTGGAAGAGATCGGCGGCCACTGGGCGTCCAGCCCGTGGGAGCTCGGCAAGAATGTCGACGTCGCCATCGTCCTGGTGGTCAACGCCGAGCAGACCCGCAGCGTTCTGTTCGCCGATGCCGGTGCCGCGGAGGCCATGGCGGCGGACTCCGTCGTCATCGCCAGCGCCACCGTCCCGGCGTCAGAGGCTGTCGCCATCGGCCAGGATCTGGCGGAACGCGGCATCCATATGATCGACGGGCCGGTCTCCGGCGGCGCGGTCGGCGCCAATGCGGGCGAGCTCTCGATCATGGCCTCCGGGCCCGACATCGCCTTCGACCTGGCCGAGCCGGTGCTCGAGGCGATCGCCAAGAAGGTCTACCGGCTGGGGGCGGCCCATGGCGTGGGCTCCTCGGTGAAGACCATCAACCAGCTTCTCGCCGGGGTGCATATCGCCGCCGCCTGCGAAGCCATGGCGCTGGGCGTGCGCGCCGGCGTCGATCCGCACACCCTGTTTGAGGTGATCTCCAACTCGGCCGGCGCCTCCTGGATGTTCAACAACCGGGTGCCGCACATCCTCGACGGCGACTACGCGCCGAAGAGCGCGGTCGACATCTTCGTGAAGGATCTCGGCATCGTGCTGGAGACCGGCAAGCGGCACACCTTCCCGCTGCCGCTGACCGCCGCCGCCCACCAGCAGTTCCTGGCCGCCGCCGCTGCCGGCCTCGGCCGCGAGGACGACAGCGCGGTGATCAAGGTCTACCAGAAGCTCTCCGGGATCGAGCTGCCCGAGTCCAAGGACGGCTGAGCCGCCCTCATTCCTCGGCGAACGGGTCGTAGTTCCCGAAGGACCAAAGCCTGCCCTCCAGGTTGCGCACCGAATAGCCGGGCGCGCCGTCTTCCTTGTCCGCCGGTCCGCTGACGCTGTCGGCACCGGCGGCCTTGGCGCGGGCGTGGTGGGCGTCCACGTCCTCAACCCGGACATAGACGCCGATCGGCGCGATCTCACTTGAAGAGACAGGCGATGCCGTAGCACTCGGCGCCGAAGACGTGAACCGTCAGGGCCCAGGCCGCCAGATCGAGCAGGGCCATGAGCAATGTGACCGGCAGGCCGACGAAGATCAGCACATAGATGATCGCCCACCACGTATAGTGCCGGCGCTGGACCTCGTGACCAAGGACGGTTACGGGCTTGTTTTTAATGCCTACCATGGGCGCAAGAGTAGCCTCGGAGCGGCGGAGACGGAACCACCATGGCGGTAGCCCGAAGCAAAAGACGAGCGGCGTCTCCGGCCGGTACGGCGGGCGGCGAGCGTGCCGGGCTGATGCTGACATGGGACGGGGTGGACAAGCGTCGCTGGATGGACCTGCACGGCGCGGTGGTCATGGCGCCGTTGGAACAGACCTGGATGTATGGCGAGGCCATCGCCGCCGGGTCGCCTTACCGGCCGACCCGGGGGGTGGTCACCCGCGCCGGCCAGCCGGTGGCGATCGTGCAGGCGCTGGAATGGTCCGTCGGCCGCATCGCCAGGCTGGCCAAGGTGGTGCGCGGCCCGCTGTTCCTCGGGGAGGTGACCGAGGAGGAGTGCATTGCCGTCCACCAGCTCATCGCCGAACGCTGGCCGATGCCGCGGCTGAACTGGTTTCTCTTCACACCAGAGATGGTCGATGGCGACTTCGCCCGCTCTGTGATGGGCGGCCTGAAGCTGAAGCAGACGGTGACCGGGTATTCCACCGCCTGGCTCGATCTCTCCCTGGGCGCCGAGCGGCTGCGGGCGGGGCTGCACCAGAAATGGCGCAATCAGCTCGTGGCGGCGGAAGGCGAGAAGCTGCGCATCCGCGACGCCCATTCCGGACAGGCCCTGAACTGGTTGCTGGCCCGGTACGATGCCGATCGAAAGCGCAAGCGGTTCCGGGCGGCCAGCGGCACCTTTGCCGCCGCGCTGGCCCTCTATGCGCCCCGGCCGAAAGATGTGCTGCTGCTCCAGGCGGAGCGCGGCTCGGAACCGCTGGCGGGCGTGCTGTTCCTGCGCCACGGCGTCTCCGCCACCTATCAGATCGCCTACACGAGCGAGGCCGGACGGGCCGCGAATGCCAATCGGCTGCTGGTGTGGGAGGGCATGCAGCGATTGGCCGCCGAGGGAGTGCGCTGGCTCGACCTGGGCGGAATCGACGCCTCCATGGCGGGCGTGTCCCGCTTCAAGCTCGGCACCGGCGCCATGCCGGTGACCCTGGCCGGGACCTGGATGTAACGACGGGCGCCGCCCTGGAACCGTCACTTGTGTCAGTGATGGCTCCGAAGCCTCGGAACTTTCCGTTTCTGGAACTGTTCAAAACAGAAGAACGCGCGCGCTCCGACAGCGCCGCTCTTCCCTGCGAACCGATCCAGAAACCCCGAGGGTATCCCCATGCAAGACGAGCCGTTGTATCGCCCGACAAGCGACTGCCAGATGTCCAACGAGACCGCGGACCATCCGGCGGAGCGGGGTCAGGGCGGTGAACTGCACCAGACTCCCAAGGGCGATACCCAGCGGATGACGACGGCTCAGGGCACGCCGGTTTCCGACGACCAGAACAGCCTGAAGGCCGGCGCGCGCGGTCCGACCCTGATGGAGGACCTGCACTTCCGCGAGAAGATGTTCCACTTCGACCACGAGCGCATTCCCGAGCGCGTGGTGCATGCCCGCGGCTACGGCGCGCACGGCTATCTGGAGGTCACCGAGGCGATCCCCGAGCTGACGTCGGCCGGCCTGTTCCAGAAGGCCGGCAACCGGGTTCCGGCCTTCGTCCGCTTCTCCACCGTCGCCGGCAGCAAGGGCTCGCCGGACCTGGCCCGCGACGTGCGCGGCTTCGCCGTGAAGCTCTACACCGAGGAGGGCAACTGGGACATCGTCGGCAACAATATCCCGGTGTTCTTCATCCAGGACGCCATGAAGTTCCCCGACCTGATCCATTCGGTGAAGCCGGAACCGGATCGCGGCTTCCCGCAGGCGCAGTCCGCCCACGACAATTTCTGGGACTTCGTCTCGTTGATGCCGGAATCCATGCACATGGTCATGTGGGCCATGTCCGACCGCGCCATTCCACGCTCCCTGCGCTTCATGGAGGGTTTCGGCGTCCACACCTTCCAGTTCGTCAACGCCGAGGGCAAGGGCACCTTCGTCAAGTTCCACTGGAAGCCGAAGCTGGGCATGCAGTCGGTGGCCTGGGACGAGGCGGTGACCATCAACGGCGCCGACCCGGATTTCCATCGCCGCGACTTGTGGAACGCGATCCAGGCCGGTGATTTCCCGGAATGGGAACTCGGCGTCCAGGTGTTCGACGACGACTTCGCCGACTCGTTCGAGTTCGACGTGCTCGACGCGACCAAGCTGATCCCCGAGGAGCAGGTGCCGGTGCGCATCGTCGGCCGGCTGGTGCTGGACCGGGTGGTCGACAACTTCTTCGCCGAGACGGAGCAGGTGGCGTTCTGCACCCAGAACATCGTCCCGGGCATCGATTTCACCAACGATCCGCTCCTCCAGGGCCGGAACTTCTCCTACTTGGACACCCAGACCAAGCGCCTGGGAGGCCCGAACTTCACCCATATCCCGATCAACGCGCCGAAATGCCCGTTCCATCACTTCCAGCAGGACGGGCACATGGCGATGCACAATCCCAAGGGCCGGGCGAACTACGAGCCCAACTCCTGGGCACAGGGCGGGCCGCGCGCCCATCCCAAGCAGGGGTTCCAGTCGATCGCCGATCGGGTGCAGGGCGACAAGCGACGGGTGCGGTCGGAAACCTTTGCCGATCACTACAGCCAGGCGCGCCAGTTCTATCTGAGCCAGACCGAGATCGAGCAGGGCCACATCGCCAACGCCCTGGTGTTCGAGCTGTCCAAGGTCGAGGTGCCGGCGATCCGCGAGCGGGTCGTCTCCCATCTGCTCAACATCAACGACGGTCTCGCCCAGGATGTGGCCGAAGGCCTCGGCCTGACGAAGATGCCGAAGGCGGCCGAGCCGGCGCGGGAGCCGATCGACCTGCCGGTCTCCGACAAGCTGTCGATCCTGAAGAACGGCCCCGGCCGGTTCGAGGGCCGCAAGCTGGGGCTGCTGGTGACCGACGGCGCCGACGCCGGCCTGGTCAACGGGCTCATGGACGCCGCGAAGAAGGCCGGCGGCATGGTCGAGGTCGTGGCCCCGCAGGTCTATGGCGTCAAGCTGTCGGACGGCAAGACGCTGGAGGCCCAGCAGAAGATCGACGGCGGCCCCTCCGTCCTCTACGACGCGGTGGCGATCATCGTGTCGAAGGACGGCGTCGATCGCCTGAAGTCCATGCACCCGGCCAAGAGCTTCGCGGCCGACGCCTATGCCCACGCGAAATACATCGCGATGAGCGAGGAGGCGGCCGATCTGCTGGACGCGGCGGGGGTCACCGATCGCGACGACGGCATGGTCGTCCTGTCCGGCAAGGCCGACGCGGCCGGCTTCATCGAGACCTGCGGCGCGCTGCGCTTCTGGGACCGCATGAGTTGACCCTTCCGCTCCCTGTGTTCTGACGGCCGGTTCCTCCCGGCTCCCTCAAGCCGGCGGTGTCTCGCACATCGCCGGCTCTTTCTTGCCACTTTACAAACATACCAACCAGTCGGTATGTTTCATTGCAACGAAGGAGACGCGCATGCCCAGGCCCACCGCCGGAACGCCGAGTGCCCGCGACAAGCTGCTCGACGCCGCCCTGTCGGTGATCCGCGCCAAGGGCTATTCGGCCACGAGCGTCGACGAACTCTGCGCCGAGGCCGGCGTAACGAAGGGCGCCTTCTTCCATCACTTCAAGAGCAAGGACGGGCTGGCGGTCGCCGCGGCCGAGCACTGGTCCGAGGTGACCGGCGACCTGTTCGCCTCCGCCGCCTATCATGACCATGCGGATCCGCTGGACCGGGTCCTCGGCTACCTCCGGTTCCGCCGGGCGCTGATCGCCGGCGAGGTCAGCGAGTTCACCTGCCTTGTCGGCACGATGGTGCAGGAAGCCTACGACGCTCATCCCGACATCGCGGCCGCCTGCGGACGCAGCATCTTCTCTCACGCCCGCACCCTGGAGAGCGATATCGCCGCGGCGATGGCCGACCGGGGTGTCGCCGGGACCGATTGGACCGCCGCAAGCCTCGCCCTGCATACCCAGGCGGTGCTCCAGGGCGCCTTCATCCTGGCCAAGGCCGGCGGCGGCGGCGGCGTCGCTGTCGAGCAGGTCGACCACCTCTATCGCTACATCACGCTCCTGTTCGGAGCCTCCGGGAACAAGGAACCGAGGACATGACCGTGCCTGTTCAGAAGCCCGACGACCTCACCCTCGTCATCGACCGCGTCCTCGACGCCCCCCGCTCGGCCGTCTGGCGTTGCTGGAGCGAGCCGGACCTGATGATGCAGTGGTATTGCCCCAAGCCCTGGCAGGTCACCGCCGCCGAGATGGATCTGTACCCGGGCGGCCGGTTCAACACGGTGATGGAAGGACCGGACGGCGAGCGGTTCGACAATGTGGGCTCGTTCCTGAAGGTCGAACCGGGCCGCCATCTCACCTTCACCGACGCCTATACCGAAGGCTTCGTGCCCTCGGGCAAACATTTCATGACGGGCTTTCTGACCCTGGAGGAAGCGGAGGGAGGCCGGACGCGCATGATCTGGGGCGCCCGCCATTCCTCGGTCGAGACTGTGCAGCAGCATCTGGAGATGGGATTCGAGGCGGGCTGGAACGCGGCAGCCGACCAGCTCGAGGCGCTGGCCGCATCGCTGCCCGTGCCGATCGGTGCCGACCTGCTGTTCACCTCCAAGGCGCGCACCTGCCTGTTTCTGCCCGAAGGCGCGTTGGAGGCTGCGGAGTTCTACATCTCCCTGCTGCCGGACAGCCGGATCGAGCAGGTCTATCGGCCCGATCCCAACGGGCCGCCGCTGGTGGTCGAGTTCACCCTCGGCGGCACGCCTTACATGACGATGAACGGCTGTCCGGCGACCACGCCGTCCCATGCGGTGTCGATCTCCGTCCTGACCGAGGATCAGGCCGAGACCGACCGGCTCTGGGCCGCGCTGTCGGCGGATGGCGGGGAGGGCGGCCAGTGTGGCTGGATCGTCGATAGGTTCGGGATCCACTGGCAGATCGTGCCGAAGGCGCTGCCCCGGCTGATGCATGCCGCAGACCCCGAGGCGGCGGGCCGCGTAATGGAGGCGTTGATGGGTATGGGCAAGATCGACGTGGCCGGGTTGCAGGTCGCGTTCCTGGGGCACCGCGCGGCCGGTTGAGCGGGGGCCGGTCTCCTTGCGCTACGGGGCGTCATACGGAATTTGCGAAAAATTTCCCGGTGCGCCTTAACATGTGTCGTTGAAGCAAGTGGCAAGAACCGGCTGCTCCAGGCGCCGGTTGGCCCTTCTCCGCGGGAGAAACGCTCACGAATTACACGCGGTCAAAGATGTAAGTCCCTATCACAAAAGATAATTTCTCGAGTTTTCGCGATGACTTCTCGGATCCGATACTAGAGAGCATGGTTAACAAGCAATTAATTATAACATTAAAGGTATTTTAATCAGTAACCCCCAATTATCTCCTACGTCGGAACCACCGCTTTGGATCATGGGGGAAGCTATGAGCGCTGATCTACGGGCCCATGTTGACTTTATCGAGCTGTCATCTGGTGAGAGAAAGCTCCTGGCAGAGTTCTTTCCTGTGGTCGAACAGCACCTTCCGGGAATTCTCACCCGCTTCTACGAAAAGCTCGGCGGCATTCCCCATCTGTCGGCCATGTTCGACTCCGCCGCTCGGCAGAAGCATGCCGCCACGGCCCAGGCGTCGCATTGGAAGCGCATGTTCACCGCCGGCGACAACCAGGACTATTTCGACTCGGTTCAGCGGATCGGCGAGGTTCACAACACGCTCGGCCTGGAGACCTCCTGGTACATCGACGGGTATACCCGTATCACGGCGGAACTCCACCGACTGGCGATCACCCATTCCCTGACCGGCTTCTCCATGAAGGCGGCCGGGGAGCGCGCGGGCAACCTGGTCGCGGCTTTGGACAAGGTGATCCTGCTGGACATCAACCTGGTGATCGGCGTGTATCTGGAGGCCAAGGAGCGGGATCACCGCAAGCGGCTGTCCCAGCTCTCCACCCAGTTCGACGACTCCATCGGCAAGCTCACCCAGTCGCTGTCCTCGGCGGCGGAGGCCATGGGCCGGACTGCGGCCGGACTGACCGGAGAGGCCGATGCCACCCGCAACGCATCGTCGATGGCCGTCTCCCGCGCCTCCGACATGAGCGTCAACGTTCAGACGATCTCCAGTGCCATGGAGGAGATGAGCGCCACCATCGCCGAAATCTCCCAGCAGGCGAACGGTGCCGTAAGGGAAATGCGCGGCGCGTCGGAACTGGCCTCGAACGCGACCGACACCGTCTGTTGATACCGGAGTGAATCTCCCCAGAACCGCCGTTTGAAAATTCCCCAGTTGGCGTGTCGCCGGTCATCCGGGGCGCGCCCCGGATGACCGGCGGCGGCGAGTTGCCGATGCTCCTCTCGGTCGGCGAGAGGAGTTCGGCGGTGATCAAACTGGGAGAGATGCTCATGATCTTGGAACTGCATCGGCAGGGGCTGTCTATATCGGCGATCGCACGGGAGAGCGGGTTCGACCGCAAGACCGTTCGTCGCTACATCGAGCGCGGCCTGGAGCCACCGAGCTATGGCCCACGCAGGCCACGGTCACGTCTGCTGGATCCGTACACCCCCTATCTGCGCGAACGCGTGATGACGTGGCCTGGCCTGACCGGCGCCCGGCTGCTGCGAGAATTGCGGGACCTCGGCTATAGCGGCGGCTATACGGCGGTGACGGATTATCTGCGTGATATCCGTCCCGCGCCGACACCGGGTTATGAGATCCGCTTCGAGACACCTCCCGGTCAGCAAGGACAGGTCGACTTTGCTCAGTTCCAGGTGGTGTTCACCGATGAGCCGGAACAGCCGCGGATCGTGTGGCTGTTCTCGCTGGTCCTGGGGCATAGCCGCCTGATCTGGGCACGGTTCGTCGCCCATCAGGACCTAGCGACAGTGCTGCGCTGCCACGTCGCCGCCTTCGACGCGATCGGCGGCGTGCCACGCGAGCTTCTCTACGACCGCATGAAGACGGCGGTGATCGGCGAAGCTGCTGACGGGGAGCCGCGCGGCATCGTCTACAACAGGGCCCTTGTGGATCTGGCCCGCCACTATGGCTTCCACCCGCGCGCGTGCCAGCCCTACCGGGCCAAGACCAAGGGCAAGGTCGAGCGGCCGTTCCGATACATCCGCGAGGACTTCTTCTTGGCCCGTTCGTTCCGCAACCTGGACGATCTGAACGAGCAGCTGCGGCGCTGGCTGGACAGTGTCGCCAATCCCAGGGTGCATGCCACAACCCGGCGGGTCGTGAACGAGGCGTTCGCCGAGGAGAAGCCGCACCTGCTGGTTCTGCCTCTGGCGCCGTTCCGCTCCGTACTACGTCTGGAGCGACGGATCTCCCGGGAAGGGATGGTAAGCGTCGGTGGCAACTTCTACAGCGTTCCGGATGCCACCCGGCGGCGCACGGTCGAGGTGCACACGCTCGCCCAGGAGATCAGGATCTTCGAGGACGGCACGTTGATCGCGACCCATCCGGTCCTGGAAGGCCGCCACCAGCGCCGGGTGGCTCCTGGACACCGAAAAGGAGGGGGCTCCACAGGACGAAGACGTGGAGCCGACGGAGATGTGGTCGTCAGCCGAACCGGCGACGTGGTCGCTCAGCGCTCCCTGGAGTTCTACGACGCTGTCGCTCGCCGTCTTGCCCGGGAGTGCCGGTCATGAGCGCTCCAGGTGATCTGACCCCGTCGACCCTGGAGCGGATCCGCCACGAT
It includes:
- a CDS encoding catalase, with translation MSNETADHPAERGQGGELHQTPKGDTQRMTTAQGTPVSDDQNSLKAGARGPTLMEDLHFREKMFHFDHERIPERVVHARGYGAHGYLEVTEAIPELTSAGLFQKAGNRVPAFVRFSTVAGSKGSPDLARDVRGFAVKLYTEEGNWDIVGNNIPVFFIQDAMKFPDLIHSVKPEPDRGFPQAQSAHDNFWDFVSLMPESMHMVMWAMSDRAIPRSLRFMEGFGVHTFQFVNAEGKGTFVKFHWKPKLGMQSVAWDEAVTINGADPDFHRRDLWNAIQAGDFPEWELGVQVFDDDFADSFEFDVLDATKLIPEEQVPVRIVGRLVLDRVVDNFFAETEQVAFCTQNIVPGIDFTNDPLLQGRNFSYLDTQTKRLGGPNFTHIPINAPKCPFHHFQQDGHMAMHNPKGRANYEPNSWAQGGPRAHPKQGFQSIADRVQGDKRRVRSETFADHYSQARQFYLSQTEIEQGHIANALVFELSKVEVPAIRERVVSHLLNINDGLAQDVAEGLGLTKMPKAAEPAREPIDLPVSDKLSILKNGPGRFEGRKLGLLVTDGADAGLVNGLMDAAKKAGGMVEVVAPQVYGVKLSDGKTLEAQQKIDGGPSVLYDAVAIIVSKDGVDRLKSMHPAKSFAADAYAHAKYIAMSEEAADLLDAAGVTDRDDGMVVLSGKADAAGFIETCGALRFWDRMS
- a CDS encoding VOC family protein; this encodes MTVPVQKPDDLTLVIDRVLDAPRSAVWRCWSEPDLMMQWYCPKPWQVTAAEMDLYPGGRFNTVMEGPDGERFDNVGSFLKVEPGRHLTFTDAYTEGFVPSGKHFMTGFLTLEEAEGGRTRMIWGARHSSVETVQQHLEMGFEAGWNAAADQLEALAASLPVPIGADLLFTSKARTCLFLPEGALEAAEFYISLLPDSRIEQVYRPDPNGPPLVVEFTLGGTPYMTMNGCPATTPSHAVSISVLTEDQAETDRLWAALSADGGEGGQCGWIVDRFGIHWQIVPKALPRLMHAADPEAAGRVMEALMGMGKIDVAGLQVAFLGHRAAG
- the istA gene encoding IS21 family transposase; its protein translation is MIKLGEMLMILELHRQGLSISAIARESGFDRKTVRRYIERGLEPPSYGPRRPRSRLLDPYTPYLRERVMTWPGLTGARLLRELRDLGYSGGYTAVTDYLRDIRPAPTPGYEIRFETPPGQQGQVDFAQFQVVFTDEPEQPRIVWLFSLVLGHSRLIWARFVAHQDLATVLRCHVAAFDAIGGVPRELLYDRMKTAVIGEAADGEPRGIVYNRALVDLARHYGFHPRACQPYRAKTKGKVERPFRYIREDFFLARSFRNLDDLNEQLRRWLDSVANPRVHATTRRVVNEAFAEEKPHLLVLPLAPFRSVLRLERRISREGMVSVGGNFYSVPDATRRRTVEVHTLAQEIRIFEDGTLIATHPVLEGRHQRRVAPGHRKGGGSTGRRRGADGDVVVSRTGDVVAQRSLEFYDAVARRLARECRS
- a CDS encoding TetR/AcrR family transcriptional regulator, with translation MPRPTAGTPSARDKLLDAALSVIRAKGYSATSVDELCAEAGVTKGAFFHHFKSKDGLAVAAAEHWSEVTGDLFASAAYHDHADPLDRVLGYLRFRRALIAGEVSEFTCLVGTMVQEAYDAHPDIAAACGRSIFSHARTLESDIAAAMADRGVAGTDWTAASLALHTQAVLQGAFILAKAGGGGGVAVEQVDHLYRYITLLFGASGNKEPRT
- a CDS encoding protoglobin domain-containing protein, translated to MSADLRAHVDFIELSSGERKLLAEFFPVVEQHLPGILTRFYEKLGGIPHLSAMFDSAARQKHAATAQASHWKRMFTAGDNQDYFDSVQRIGEVHNTLGLETSWYIDGYTRITAELHRLAITHSLTGFSMKAAGERAGNLVAALDKVILLDINLVIGVYLEAKERDHRKRLSQLSTQFDDSIGKLTQSLSSAAEAMGRTAAGLTGEADATRNASSMAVSRASDMSVNVQTISSAMEEMSATIAEISQQANGAVREMRGASELASNATDTVC